In Streptomyces longhuiensis, the following proteins share a genomic window:
- a CDS encoding superoxide dismutase: MAIYTLPELPYDYAALEPVINPQIIELHHDKHHAAYVKGANDTLEQLEEARDKESWGAINGLEKNLAFHLSGHILHSIYWHNMSGDGGGEPLAADGVGDLADAITTSFGSFAGFKAQLTKAAATTQGSGWGVLAYEPVSGRLVVEQIYDHQGNVGQGSVPILVFDAWEHAFYLQYKNQKVDFIEAMWRVVNWQDVAKRYAAAKDRAFNLLVAP, translated from the coding sequence ATGGCCATTTACACGCTTCCTGAACTTCCGTACGACTACGCGGCGCTCGAACCGGTCATCAACCCGCAGATCATCGAGCTCCATCACGACAAGCACCACGCGGCGTATGTGAAGGGGGCGAACGACACCCTGGAGCAGCTGGAGGAGGCTCGCGACAAGGAGTCGTGGGGCGCCATCAACGGCCTGGAGAAGAACCTCGCGTTCCACCTCTCGGGCCACATCCTGCACAGCATCTACTGGCACAACATGTCCGGCGACGGCGGCGGCGAGCCGCTGGCCGCGGACGGCGTGGGTGACCTCGCGGACGCCATCACCACCTCCTTCGGCTCCTTCGCCGGGTTCAAGGCCCAGCTGACCAAGGCCGCCGCGACGACGCAGGGCTCCGGCTGGGGCGTCCTCGCGTACGAGCCGGTGAGCGGGCGCCTCGTCGTCGAGCAGATCTACGACCACCAGGGCAACGTCGGCCAGGGCTCGGTCCCGATCCTGGTCTTCGACGCGTGGGAGCACGCGTTCTACCTCCAGTACAAGAACCAGAAGGTCGACTTCATCGAGGCCATGTGGCGCGTCGTCAACTGGCAGGACGTCGCCAAGCGGTACGCGGCCGCGAAGGACCGGGCGTTCAACCTGTTGGTCGCCCCCTGA
- a CDS encoding amino acid permease produces MHDQLPSEPEPLGGGLKQRHLTMLGLGGVIGAGLFVGSGAGIAVAGPGIVVSYLIAGTLAMCVMRMLGEMSAAMPASGSFSVHAERALGRWAGFSVGWLYWFLLVVVLAVEATGAAQIANGWAPGVPQWAWVLVFMLVFTGANLAAVKNFGEFEFWFAALKVFAIVAFLILGTLAVFGLLPDTDPVGLTNLTGQGGFLPHGWQGVISGVLAVVFAFGGLEVVTIAAAESDDPVRAVSRAVRSAVFRILFFYVGSMLVIVTVLPWTAQKAGISPYVTVLDAIGVPSAGQIMNIVVFVALLSALNANLYGSSRMVFSLAERGEAPRALLKVSGGGVPRRAVLASVAFGFVSVLLNLEWPESVFLYMLNSVGAVLLFVWALIAASQLRLRRLVEREAPERLVLRMWGFPWLTWVTLAAMAAVIGLMLTDDTARPQLLWSTGATALVVAVAGVRELRARRA; encoded by the coding sequence ATGCACGACCAGCTCCCGTCCGAACCCGAACCGCTCGGAGGCGGACTCAAGCAGCGGCATCTGACGATGCTGGGCCTCGGCGGTGTCATCGGGGCGGGGCTCTTCGTCGGCTCGGGGGCCGGTATCGCGGTCGCGGGCCCCGGCATCGTCGTCTCGTATCTGATCGCGGGCACGCTCGCGATGTGCGTGATGCGGATGCTGGGCGAGATGTCGGCCGCGATGCCGGCGTCGGGTTCGTTCTCCGTGCACGCGGAGCGGGCGCTCGGCCGCTGGGCCGGGTTCAGCGTCGGCTGGCTCTACTGGTTCCTGCTCGTCGTCGTCCTCGCCGTGGAGGCGACGGGCGCGGCGCAGATCGCGAACGGCTGGGCGCCGGGCGTGCCCCAGTGGGCGTGGGTGCTGGTGTTCATGCTGGTCTTCACCGGGGCGAACCTGGCGGCCGTGAAGAACTTCGGCGAGTTCGAGTTCTGGTTCGCCGCCCTGAAGGTGTTCGCGATCGTCGCGTTCCTGATCCTCGGCACGCTCGCGGTCTTCGGGCTGCTGCCGGACACGGACCCGGTGGGCCTCACGAACCTCACCGGGCAGGGCGGCTTCCTGCCGCACGGCTGGCAGGGCGTCATCTCCGGTGTGCTCGCCGTCGTGTTCGCGTTCGGCGGCCTGGAGGTCGTCACGATCGCGGCCGCCGAGTCCGACGACCCGGTGCGCGCGGTCTCGCGTGCGGTGCGCAGCGCGGTCTTCCGCATCCTGTTCTTCTACGTCGGCTCGATGCTGGTCATCGTGACGGTGCTGCCGTGGACGGCGCAGAAGGCGGGCATCAGCCCGTACGTCACGGTCCTCGACGCGATCGGGGTGCCGTCCGCCGGCCAGATCATGAACATCGTGGTGTTCGTGGCGCTCCTCTCGGCGCTGAACGCGAACCTCTACGGCTCGTCGCGCATGGTGTTCTCGCTGGCCGAGCGTGGTGAGGCGCCCCGCGCGCTGCTGAAGGTGAGCGGCGGGGGCGTGCCGCGCCGGGCGGTGCTCGCGTCGGTCGCGTTCGGCTTCGTGTCGGTGCTGCTCAATCTGGAGTGGCCGGAATCCGTCTTCCTCTACATGCTCAACTCGGTCGGCGCGGTGCTGCTGTTCGTGTGGGCGCTGATCGCGGCGTCGCAGCTGCGGCTGCGGCGGCTCGTCGAACGGGAGGCGCCCGAGCGGCTCGTGCTGCGGATGTGGGGTTTCCCCTGGCTGACGTGGGTGACGCTCGCCGCGATGGCGGCCGTCATCGGGCTGATGCTGACCGACGACACGGCCCGTCCGCAGCTGTTGTGGTCGACCGGCGCGACCGCGCTCGTCGTGGCCGTCGCGGGAGTGCGGGAACTGCGCGCGCGGCGTGCCTGA
- a CDS encoding amino acid permease, which produces MSRTSAQSPVDAQPIDQSPAEPSLSRGLKQRHLSMIALGGVIGAGLFVGSGTAIAAAGPSIILAYAISGALVMLVMRMLGEMAAAYPASGSFSVHAERGIGPWAGFTAGWSFWFLLCVAVGLEGIGAAGIVHGWLPGVPEWALVALFMLLFTGTNLAAVKNFGEFEFWFATLKVGAIVLFLVIGVLAILGVLPDVSAPGMDNLTGHGGFMPNGTEGLIVGLLASVFAYGGLETVTIAAAESEHPVQGVAKAVRTAMWRIALFYVGSMAVVVVLLPWTAKEIPTKGPYVATLDYLGIPGAGQIMNVVVLIALLSAMNANIYGASRMASSLVARGMGPKAIGKVTGGVPRVAVLVSAVFGFVCVLLSYWRPDDVFAWLLNTIGAIILVVWFFIAISQLVLRRKLEREAPEKLVVKMWAYPYLTVLALVAMVAVFVLMAREHDTRVQLYYTGGLTIVLAIVGYVRQKAAESRAAADA; this is translated from the coding sequence ATGTCTCGGACGTCCGCGCAGTCGCCGGTCGACGCGCAGCCGATCGATCAGTCGCCGGCCGAGCCGTCGCTGTCGCGCGGCCTCAAGCAGCGCCATCTCTCCATGATCGCGCTCGGCGGTGTGATCGGCGCCGGCCTCTTCGTGGGCTCCGGAACCGCCATCGCTGCCGCCGGGCCGTCGATCATCCTCGCCTACGCGATCTCGGGCGCACTCGTGATGCTCGTGATGCGCATGCTCGGCGAGATGGCCGCCGCGTACCCCGCCTCCGGCTCGTTCTCCGTGCACGCGGAGCGGGGCATCGGCCCGTGGGCCGGGTTCACGGCAGGCTGGTCGTTCTGGTTCCTGCTCTGTGTGGCCGTGGGCCTGGAGGGCATCGGCGCGGCGGGCATCGTGCACGGGTGGCTGCCGGGCGTGCCCGAGTGGGCGCTGGTCGCACTGTTCATGCTGCTGTTCACCGGCACGAACCTCGCGGCCGTGAAGAACTTCGGAGAGTTCGAGTTCTGGTTCGCGACGCTCAAGGTCGGCGCGATCGTGCTCTTCCTCGTCATCGGCGTGCTGGCGATCCTCGGTGTCCTGCCCGACGTCTCCGCACCCGGCATGGACAATCTCACGGGCCACGGCGGCTTCATGCCCAACGGCACGGAGGGGCTGATCGTCGGCCTGCTCGCCTCGGTCTTCGCGTACGGCGGTCTGGAGACCGTCACCATCGCCGCGGCCGAGTCCGAGCACCCGGTGCAGGGTGTCGCGAAGGCGGTCCGTACGGCGATGTGGCGCATCGCGCTCTTCTACGTCGGCTCGATGGCCGTCGTCGTCGTCCTGCTGCCGTGGACGGCGAAGGAGATCCCGACCAAGGGCCCGTACGTCGCCACGCTCGACTACCTGGGCATCCCCGGCGCCGGCCAGATCATGAACGTGGTCGTCCTCATCGCGCTCCTGTCCGCCATGAACGCCAACATCTACGGCGCCTCCCGCATGGCGAGCTCGCTCGTCGCCCGCGGCATGGGCCCGAAGGCGATCGGCAAGGTCACCGGCGGTGTGCCGCGCGTCGCGGTTCTGGTCTCCGCCGTCTTCGGCTTCGTCTGCGTCCTGCTCAGCTACTGGCGCCCGGACGACGTCTTCGCCTGGCTGCTCAACACCATCGGCGCGATCATCCTCGTCGTCTGGTTCTTCATCGCCATCTCGCAGCTGGTCCTGCGCCGCAAGCTGGAGCGCGAGGCCCCGGAGAAGCTCGTCGTGAAGATGTGGGCGTACCCGTACCTCACGGTCCTGGCTCTCGTCGCGATGGTCGCGGTCTTCGTCCTGATGGCCCGTGAGCACGACACACGCGTGCAGCTGTACTACACGGGCGGCCTGACCATCGTGCTCGCGATCGTCGGCTACGTACGCCAGAAGGCGGCGGAGTCGCGGGCGGCGGCCGACGCCTAG
- a CDS encoding biotin transporter BioY, which yields MSTAAVSTRPGKVLADLLPASRTRDIALVLGGAALTGIAAQIAVPVPGSPVPVTGQTFAALLVGTALGARRGFLSLAVYALVGMAGMPWFAQGTSGAGSASFGYVIGMLLASTVVGALARRGGDRSVLRTAGTMVLGSAIIYAVGVPYLAAATGMTFTQAVAAGLTPFLIGDAVKAALAMGVLPTAWKFANK from the coding sequence ATGAGTACGGCTGCCGTCTCCACCCGCCCCGGCAAGGTCCTGGCCGACCTGCTGCCCGCCTCGCGCACCCGCGACATCGCGCTCGTGCTCGGCGGCGCCGCCCTCACCGGCATCGCGGCCCAGATCGCCGTGCCCGTGCCGGGCTCCCCGGTTCCGGTCACCGGGCAGACCTTCGCCGCGCTCCTCGTCGGCACCGCGCTCGGCGCCCGCCGAGGCTTCCTCTCCCTCGCCGTGTACGCGCTCGTCGGCATGGCCGGCATGCCGTGGTTCGCCCAGGGCACCTCCGGTGCGGGCAGCGCCTCCTTCGGCTACGTCATCGGCATGCTGCTCGCCTCCACCGTCGTGGGCGCGCTCGCGCGGCGCGGCGGCGACCGTTCCGTCCTGCGCACCGCGGGCACCATGGTCCTCGGCTCCGCGATCATCTACGCGGTCGGCGTGCCCTACCTCGCCGCCGCCACCGGCATGACCTTCACGCAGGCGGTCGCCGCGGGCCTCACCCCGTTCCTCATCGGCGACGCCGTGAAGGCGGCCCTGGCGATGGGCGTGCTGCCCACCGCCTGGAAGTTCGCCAACAAGTAG
- a CDS encoding FAD-binding oxidoreductase, with amino-acid sequence MNSDDIRTQQLVLRPGDAGYDEELAGFQTGFAQRPDVIFAATSADDVEAAVAFAAGAGLPVGVQATGHGLPGDFEGGVLISTRRMDEVVVDAAARTVRVSAGTRWRQVVEAAAPHGLAPLNGSAPGVGAVSYTLGGGLGILAREFGYAADHVRSVDVVTADARRRTVSADAEPELFRGLLGGGANLGVVTGLEMALMPVARLYGGSLAHDGAKADAGAVLRAYTDWARTVPDALTSSLSALVHPDIPALPSHLRGRYVISVRVAFTGSADEGERLVAPLRAALGPALTDSLREMPYAQSHTIHSDPDFPHAYYGDSAMLREPAVEGLSELLALCGPDASSMHVVQLNHLGGALSRPAANSVPYREAGWLVRILSPLDGTDREAVRAHHARAFQQVEEQRMGRSLNFAFGGGDRTEGLYDAQTRKRLADVKAAYDPANLFRRNYNVR; translated from the coding sequence ATGAACTCCGACGACATCCGTACACAGCAGCTCGTCCTGCGGCCCGGCGACGCCGGGTACGACGAGGAACTGGCCGGCTTCCAGACCGGCTTCGCCCAGCGGCCCGACGTCATCTTCGCGGCAACCTCCGCCGATGACGTCGAGGCCGCTGTCGCGTTCGCGGCCGGTGCCGGCCTGCCCGTCGGCGTGCAGGCCACCGGGCACGGGCTGCCCGGAGACTTTGAGGGCGGGGTGCTGATCTCCACGCGGCGCATGGACGAGGTCGTGGTGGACGCGGCGGCGCGCACGGTGCGGGTCTCGGCGGGTACGCGCTGGCGGCAGGTCGTCGAGGCGGCCGCCCCCCACGGCCTCGCCCCGCTGAACGGCTCGGCGCCGGGCGTGGGCGCGGTCTCGTACACGCTGGGCGGCGGACTCGGCATCCTGGCGCGGGAGTTCGGTTACGCGGCCGATCACGTCCGGTCGGTCGACGTGGTCACGGCGGACGCCCGCCGTCGCACGGTCTCCGCCGACGCCGAGCCGGAGCTCTTCCGCGGCCTGCTCGGCGGCGGCGCGAATCTGGGCGTCGTCACGGGACTGGAGATGGCTCTGATGCCGGTCGCGCGGCTGTACGGCGGCTCGCTCGCCCACGACGGTGCGAAGGCCGACGCGGGGGCCGTGCTGCGGGCATACACGGACTGGGCGCGCACCGTGCCGGACGCGCTGACGTCGTCCCTCTCGGCCCTCGTCCATCCGGACATCCCGGCGCTCCCGTCGCACCTGCGCGGCCGGTACGTGATCTCCGTACGCGTCGCCTTCACCGGGAGCGCGGACGAGGGCGAGCGGCTCGTGGCGCCCCTGCGGGCGGCGCTCGGACCGGCCCTGACGGACAGCCTGCGCGAGATGCCGTACGCGCAGAGCCACACCATCCACAGCGACCCGGACTTCCCGCACGCCTACTACGGGGACAGCGCGATGCTGCGGGAGCCGGCCGTGGAGGGCCTGTCCGAACTCCTCGCGCTGTGCGGGCCCGACGCCTCTTCCATGCACGTCGTGCAGCTCAACCACCTGGGCGGAGCCCTGTCGAGGCCCGCCGCGAACTCCGTGCCGTACCGGGAGGCGGGGTGGCTGGTGCGGATCCTGTCGCCGCTGGACGGAACGGACCGTGAGGCCGTCCGCGCCCATCACGCCCGCGCGTTCCAGCAGGTCGAGGAGCAGCGGATGGGCCGGTCCCTGAACTTCGCGTTCGGCGGCGGCGACCGAACCGAGGGGCTGTACGACGCGCAGACGCGGAAGAGGCTCGCCGATGTGAAGGCCGCGTACGACCCGGCGAACCTCTTCCGGAGGAACTACAACGTGCGCTGA